A stretch of Thermostichus vulcanus str. 'Rupite' DNA encodes these proteins:
- the treS gene encoding maltose alpha-D-glucosyltransferase: MTRTSLRSVSTTLTPNPLWYKDAVIYEVPVRAFADSDGDGVGDFQGLTEKLDYLQDLGVTAIWLLPFFPSPLRDDGYDVADFTSVNPTFGTLEDFKALLDAAHQRGIRVIIELILNHTSDQHPWFQRARRSAPGTPERDFYVWSDTPEKYKEARIIFQDFETSNWTWDPVAKAYYWHRFYSHQPDLNYDNPAVQKAIFEVVDFWMDMGVDGLRLDAVPYLYEREGTNCENLPETHAFLKALRKHIDHKYQDRMLLAEANQWPEDAVAYFGEGDECHMDFHFPLMPRLFMAIQMEDRFPIIDILQQTPPIPENCQWAIFLRNHDELTLEMVTDEERDYMYQVYAKDPSARVNLGIRRRLSPLLGNSRRRIELMNSLLFSLPGTPVLYYGDEIGMGDNIYLGDRNGVRTPMQWSADRNAGFSRANPQKLYLPIVIDAEYHYETVNVEAQRNNPYSLWWAMKRLIAVRKRFQAFGQGSFELLHPENRKVLCFMRVFEEERILVVANLSRYVQCVELELAEWEGFIPVEIFGRTEFPPIGQLPYFLTLGPHSFYWFSIEPQRQSERLHPSHSKPEELERIPTLKAKNGSWESLFQGETRKLVEAVLGDYLYRCRWFGSKARQIQATQIVDAIPCNREADPPFRGQILILQTEFTEGDAETYLIPVGYATQEAALQMRMEMPQAIIAPVQVQGEPPGILFDALADKTFLHIPLQIIAQQGRLRQSSGELLATTLSPFEYDPDLEPRVLKAEQSNTSVVYGNHYILKFYRKVSEGVNPELEIGRYLVQHHAQVQVPRVLGSLEYRRRKGSRSFESADKSITLAILQEYIPNEGDAWHYTLDSLSQYFETVLIHHQAVDPVPVPQGSLLQLAQLPLPELAYATIGSYLESVRILAKRTAELHIALAAETEDKDFAPEPFSSLYQRSIYQSMRNLAGQVFPLLHKQMHKLPEPEAKLARVVKDQEDEIMSRFRLVLEQKITALRTRCHGDYHLGQVLFTGKDFVIIDFEGEPARSLGERRLKRFPLRDVAGMLRSFHYAVSMALRQQLDSGLINEDNRAAMMRWAQFWHRWVCAGFLAEYLQVASQSAFLPRNLQELEVLLDAYLLEKAIYELGYELNNRPDWVEIPLRGILQLLGISTKV; encoded by the coding sequence ATGACTCGAACCTCTCTGCGCTCCGTCTCCACCACCCTGACCCCGAACCCCCTTTGGTACAAGGACGCGGTGATTTACGAGGTACCGGTGCGAGCCTTTGCCGATAGCGATGGCGATGGGGTAGGAGACTTTCAGGGGCTGACGGAAAAGCTGGACTACCTGCAGGATCTGGGGGTGACCGCCATCTGGTTGCTGCCTTTTTTCCCATCTCCCTTGCGGGATGATGGCTACGACGTGGCGGATTTCACCAGCGTTAACCCCACCTTTGGCACCCTCGAAGACTTCAAAGCGCTGCTAGACGCCGCCCACCAACGGGGGATCCGTGTCATCATCGAGCTGATCCTCAACCACACTTCTGACCAGCACCCCTGGTTTCAACGGGCCAGACGCTCCGCTCCGGGTACCCCAGAACGGGATTTTTACGTTTGGAGTGATACCCCCGAGAAATACAAAGAAGCGCGCATCATTTTCCAAGATTTTGAAACCTCCAACTGGACCTGGGATCCGGTGGCCAAAGCCTATTACTGGCACCGTTTTTATTCCCACCAGCCGGATTTGAACTACGACAACCCCGCCGTGCAGAAGGCCATCTTTGAGGTGGTGGATTTTTGGATGGATATGGGTGTGGATGGTCTGCGCCTGGATGCAGTGCCCTATCTCTACGAACGGGAAGGCACCAACTGCGAAAACCTCCCCGAAACCCACGCTTTCCTAAAAGCCCTGCGCAAGCACATCGACCACAAGTATCAGGATCGCATGTTACTAGCCGAAGCCAACCAATGGCCGGAAGATGCGGTGGCCTATTTTGGCGAGGGAGATGAATGCCACATGGACTTCCACTTCCCTTTGATGCCGCGCCTGTTTATGGCCATCCAGATGGAAGACCGCTTTCCGATTATTGATATCTTGCAACAGACACCCCCCATTCCCGAGAACTGCCAGTGGGCCATCTTCTTGCGCAACCACGACGAACTCACCCTGGAAATGGTCACCGACGAAGAGCGGGACTATATGTACCAGGTTTACGCCAAAGACCCAAGCGCACGGGTGAACCTGGGCATTCGCCGTCGTTTGTCACCGCTACTGGGCAATAGCCGTCGTCGCATTGAATTGATGAACAGCCTGTTGTTTTCCCTGCCGGGAACCCCCGTTCTCTACTACGGGGACGAAATCGGCATGGGGGACAACATCTACCTCGGGGATCGCAATGGGGTACGCACCCCGATGCAGTGGAGTGCCGACCGCAATGCTGGTTTTTCGCGGGCCAATCCGCAAAAACTCTATTTACCGATTGTGATCGATGCCGAATACCACTACGAAACCGTCAACGTGGAGGCGCAGCGGAACAACCCCTATTCTTTGTGGTGGGCGATGAAACGGCTGATCGCCGTGCGCAAGCGCTTCCAAGCTTTCGGCCAGGGATCCTTCGAGCTGTTGCATCCGGAAAATCGCAAGGTGCTCTGCTTTATGCGGGTGTTTGAAGAGGAGCGCATCCTGGTGGTGGCCAACCTATCTCGCTATGTGCAGTGTGTGGAGCTGGAGCTGGCGGAATGGGAAGGGTTCATTCCGGTGGAGATCTTCGGGCGCACCGAGTTCCCCCCGATTGGGCAGTTGCCCTATTTCCTGACGTTGGGCCCCCATTCGTTCTATTGGTTTTCCATCGAACCGCAACGGCAATCGGAACGGCTTCACCCTAGCCACAGCAAGCCGGAAGAGTTGGAGCGCATCCCCACTCTGAAGGCAAAAAATGGCTCTTGGGAAAGTCTCTTTCAAGGGGAAACCCGGAAGCTGGTGGAAGCAGTGTTGGGCGACTACCTCTATCGCTGTCGTTGGTTTGGTTCCAAAGCCCGACAAATTCAGGCAACCCAAATTGTGGATGCCATTCCCTGCAATCGGGAGGCGGATCCCCCTTTTCGCGGCCAGATTTTGATCCTACAGACGGAGTTCACGGAAGGAGATGCGGAAACCTACCTAATCCCGGTGGGCTATGCCACCCAAGAGGCCGCTTTGCAAATGCGCATGGAGATGCCTCAGGCCATTATTGCGCCGGTACAGGTGCAGGGGGAGCCACCTGGGATCCTCTTCGATGCTTTGGCAGACAAGACCTTTTTGCATATTCCGTTGCAGATCATCGCCCAGCAGGGCCGTCTGCGGCAAAGTTCAGGGGAACTGTTGGCCACTACCCTTTCTCCCTTTGAGTACGATCCTGACCTAGAGCCGCGCGTTCTCAAGGCGGAGCAGAGCAACACCTCGGTGGTTTATGGCAATCACTACATTCTCAAGTTTTACCGCAAGGTTTCGGAAGGAGTGAACCCGGAGCTGGAGATTGGCCGCTACCTCGTCCAACACCATGCCCAAGTGCAGGTGCCACGGGTGCTCGGATCCCTGGAGTATCGCCGCCGCAAGGGATCCCGGAGTTTTGAATCCGCCGACAAGTCGATTACCTTGGCCATTTTGCAGGAGTACATCCCCAATGAGGGGGATGCCTGGCACTACACTCTCGACAGCCTTAGCCAGTACTTCGAGACGGTGTTGATCCATCACCAAGCGGTGGATCCCGTACCCGTACCGCAGGGATCCCTGCTGCAACTGGCCCAATTGCCTTTGCCAGAACTGGCCTATGCCACCATTGGCAGCTACCTGGAGTCGGTGCGGATCTTGGCTAAGCGAACCGCCGAGTTGCACATTGCCCTTGCTGCCGAGACCGAAGACAAAGATTTTGCGCCCGAACCTTTTTCCAGTCTTTATCAGCGCTCTATTTACCAGTCCATGCGCAATTTGGCCGGGCAGGTGTTTCCCCTGCTCCATAAGCAAATGCACAAACTACCAGAGCCGGAAGCCAAATTGGCTCGTGTCGTTAAAGATCAAGAAGACGAGATCATGAGCCGTTTTCGCTTGGTCTTAGAGCAAAAGATCACGGCTCTGCGCACCCGTTGTCATGGGGATTATCACCTCGGCCAAGTACTATTTACCGGTAAGGACTTCGTCATCATCGACTTTGAAGGAGAACCGGCCCGCTCTTTGGGGGAACGGCGGCTGAAACGATTCCCTTTGCGGGATGTGGCGGGGATGCTGCGCTCCTTTCACTATGCGGTGAGTATGGCCTTGCGCCAACAACTGGACAGTGGCTTGATCAACGAGGACAACCGCGCTGCCATGATGCGCTGGGCCCAGTTTTGGCATCGCTGGGTGTGTGCAGGCTTTTTGGCGGAATATTTGCAGGTGGCCTCCCAGTCGGCTTTTTTGCCCCGTAATCTGCAGGAGTTAGAAGTTTTGTTGGATGCCTATTTGTTGGAAAAGGCAATTTATGAATTGGGAT
- a CDS encoding DNA double-strand break repair nuclease NurA, with amino-acid sequence MLDLVKLSGQIPGLTQHLQQEAKASQKRLQQALHILEQLQQEPQVWQSRYADWGSHLSFTCASPAEPPQTWGSQAKIEPLKGRHTVVATDGSQIVPNHHEIAYCSLINVGRVVLHYGTQQWPLLDSLPVLLYRSAELQHNSGLRAEEVLALRRTQAEWEELAQLALAVPRRRTTLALVDGSLIPWGLESLAAEEQRLWLDPLLAVLERLRAARIPLVGYISASRSSETVNYLRLGLCPFLSCECHRYCSSEQAPPCQPFAPLPDRIFWGSLLQPGERSPIWRSGAKVLAPFGEHHIHCCYLNVSQGSLEEAEIARVEFPAWVAQDAQLLQRALAGVLSQVQKGFGYPVALAEAHHLAVVRGGDRQRFFALIEQELIRTGLRNVAVSRKEAQKRGGIA; translated from the coding sequence ATGTTGGATCTCGTTAAGCTCAGTGGCCAAATCCCCGGCCTGACTCAACACCTGCAACAGGAAGCCAAAGCCAGCCAGAAGCGTTTGCAGCAGGCTCTACACATCCTAGAGCAGCTGCAACAGGAACCGCAGGTTTGGCAATCTCGCTATGCCGATTGGGGATCCCATCTTTCGTTTACCTGTGCCAGCCCAGCCGAGCCGCCGCAGACCTGGGGATCCCAAGCCAAAATTGAGCCCCTAAAGGGACGACACACGGTGGTGGCCACGGATGGATCCCAGATTGTGCCCAACCATCACGAGATCGCCTATTGCTCCTTGATCAATGTGGGACGGGTGGTGTTGCACTACGGCACCCAGCAATGGCCGCTGTTGGATAGCCTGCCGGTGTTGCTGTACCGCTCGGCCGAACTGCAACACAACTCCGGTTTGCGGGCAGAAGAGGTTTTGGCGCTGCGGCGTACCCAGGCGGAATGGGAGGAACTGGCCCAGTTGGCTCTTGCTGTCCCCCGTCGCCGTACCACCTTGGCGCTGGTGGATGGATCGTTGATTCCGTGGGGGCTGGAGTCGTTGGCGGCTGAGGAGCAACGGCTGTGGTTGGATCCCCTGTTGGCGGTTCTGGAACGGTTACGAGCGGCCCGGATCCCGTTGGTGGGGTACATCAGCGCCTCCCGCAGCAGCGAGACGGTGAACTATCTGCGCTTGGGGCTGTGTCCGTTCTTAAGCTGTGAATGTCACCGCTATTGCAGCTCAGAGCAGGCTCCGCCTTGCCAGCCGTTTGCGCCGTTGCCGGATCGGATCTTCTGGGGATCCCTACTACAACCGGGAGAGCGCAGCCCGATTTGGCGCAGTGGGGCAAAGGTATTGGCTCCCTTCGGAGAGCACCATATTCACTGTTGTTACCTGAATGTCAGTCAGGGATCCCTGGAGGAGGCAGAGATTGCCCGTGTGGAGTTCCCGGCTTGGGTTGCACAAGATGCCCAGTTGCTACAGCGAGCCTTGGCAGGAGTCTTGAGCCAGGTGCAAAAGGGCTTTGGCTACCCGGTTGCCTTGGCAGAAGCCCATCATTTGGCGGTGGTACGGGGTGGGGATCGGCAGCGGTTCTTTGCCCTGATCGAACAGGAGTTGATCCGCACCGGACTACGCAATGTGGCCGTCTCCCGCAAGGAAGCCCAAAAGCGGGGGGGCATTGCGTGA
- a CDS encoding 6-carboxytetrahydropterin synthase, which produces MSRTCTIYRRAQFAASHRYWLPELSEAENLARFGPNACFPGHGHNYVLQVGMQGEVDAYGMVLNLSDVKQVLQQRVIQDLNFAYLNQAWPEFAQTLPTTEFIAYAIWQRLGDALPLTSIRLYESPELWADYRGEAMQAYLTVATHFSAAHRLALDHLSFEENSQIYGLCARPHGHGHNYGLEVTVKGSIDPRTGMIVDLVALQQVIDHWVVKPFDHTFLNEDIEYFAQVVPTAENIALRIQQLLTLPVRELGVQLHRVHLQESPNNSSEVYGEFPLEELELEATASAPVSGTEPLGIPAGEAVAPPAYVGSR; this is translated from the coding sequence ATGTCCAGAACCTGTACAATCTATCGCCGTGCGCAATTTGCCGCCAGCCATCGTTATTGGCTACCTGAGCTCTCGGAAGCTGAAAATCTCGCCCGATTTGGCCCAAATGCCTGTTTCCCTGGGCATGGGCACAATTATGTGTTGCAGGTTGGTATGCAGGGGGAGGTGGATGCCTATGGCATGGTTTTGAACCTGTCGGATGTGAAGCAGGTTTTGCAACAACGGGTGATTCAAGATCTCAACTTTGCCTATCTGAATCAGGCTTGGCCGGAGTTTGCTCAAACCCTGCCGACCACTGAGTTTATCGCCTATGCGATTTGGCAGCGTCTGGGGGATGCTTTGCCCTTGACGAGCATTCGTCTGTATGAAAGTCCTGAGCTTTGGGCCGACTATCGAGGAGAAGCCATGCAAGCCTATTTAACCGTAGCCACCCATTTCAGCGCCGCCCATCGATTGGCGTTGGATCACCTCAGCTTTGAGGAAAATAGCCAGATTTACGGGTTGTGTGCCCGCCCCCACGGCCATGGCCACAACTACGGCCTGGAGGTGACCGTCAAGGGATCCATCGACCCTCGTACCGGCATGATCGTGGACTTGGTGGCGTTGCAGCAGGTGATCGACCACTGGGTGGTGAAGCCCTTCGACCACACCTTCTTGAACGAAGACATCGAATACTTTGCCCAGGTGGTGCCCACCGCCGAGAATATCGCCCTGCGCATTCAACAACTGCTCACTTTGCCGGTGCGGGAGCTGGGGGTACAGTTGCATCGGGTGCATTTGCAAGAAAGCCCCAACAACAGTAGCGAGGTGTACGGAGAGTTTCCGCTGGAAGAATTAGAACTGGAAGCAACAGCCTCTGCTCCCGTCAGCGGGACGGAACCCCTAGGGATCCCCGCTGGGGAAGCTGTAGCCCCACCCGCTTATGTTGGATCTCGTTAA
- a CDS encoding PipX family protein, producing MSESYLNHPTFGLLYSLCQVNENQALFTTLYAQRLFFRVYFGSLENTPDGQNVGAEELIFDPISRNEARQLIEEQMRLMRRAARKDELEQLQLIYKQTFA from the coding sequence ATGAGTGAGTCTTACCTGAATCACCCCACCTTTGGTCTGCTCTACAGCCTGTGTCAGGTTAATGAAAACCAGGCTCTTTTCACGACCCTTTACGCCCAAAGGCTGTTTTTTCGGGTTTATTTTGGATCCCTTGAGAACACCCCAGACGGCCAGAACGTGGGTGCTGAAGAGCTGATCTTTGATCCGATTAGCCGCAACGAGGCCCGCCAGTTAATCGAAGAACAGATGCGCTTGATGCGCCGGGCCGCCCGCAAAGATGAGCTGGAGCAGTTACAGCTGATCTATAAGCAAACCTTTGCCTAA
- a CDS encoding HesB/IscA family protein: MITVTNSAVQELKRLRSKYEKEGSEPILRLGVKPSGCSGLSYVMNFEPQFNPDDQVFDFDGIRVAVDPLSMTLISGITVDFSEDLLGGGFRFKNPNAVASCGCGTSFATSETAAMASH, translated from the coding sequence ATGATCACCGTTACCAACAGTGCAGTCCAAGAATTAAAGCGCCTGCGCAGCAAGTACGAAAAAGAGGGATCCGAGCCGATTCTGCGTTTGGGGGTGAAGCCCAGCGGTTGTTCCGGCCTGTCTTACGTGATGAATTTTGAGCCGCAGTTCAATCCCGACGACCAGGTTTTTGATTTTGATGGCATCCGGGTAGCTGTGGATCCCTTGAGCATGACCTTGATCAGCGGCATCACCGTTGATTTTTCGGAAGATTTGCTGGGGGGGGGCTTTCGCTTCAAGAATCCCAATGCTGTCGCCAGTTGTGGCTGTGGTACCTCTTTTGCCACTTCCGAGACTGCTGCCATGGCCAGCCATTAA
- a CDS encoding DUF4278 domain-containing protein, with amino-acid sequence MKLSFRGNNFDYVPAHAQLSDEELQAQYRGQTLLVHHTSKNAMPHPNQPLIYRGVTY; translated from the coding sequence ATGAAACTCTCTTTTCGTGGCAACAACTTTGACTACGTCCCCGCGCATGCTCAGCTCAGCGATGAAGAATTGCAGGCTCAATATCGCGGCCAAACCCTGCTGGTACACCACACCAGCAAAAACGCGATGCCTCACCCTAATCAACCTTTGATCTACCGGGGTGTGACCTACTAA
- a CDS encoding TerB family tellurite resistance protein yields MNPTTQHQLLLKIVAGSAWADGHLEPQESAYLGSLLRRYNLEHDTELRELFQKPIPTEQTERWMADYLTQATETERMQLLGAIGNLLIADDNVSPEEHSLLDDYHTLMAGIPARPESAPSLVRSVRQFFRRMAKAVSS; encoded by the coding sequence ATGAACCCCACGACCCAACATCAGTTGCTGCTCAAAATTGTGGCCGGCTCGGCCTGGGCCGATGGGCACTTGGAACCTCAGGAATCGGCCTATCTTGGATCCCTGCTGCGGCGATATAACCTGGAGCACGATACCGAACTGCGGGAGCTCTTTCAAAAGCCAATCCCCACTGAACAAACGGAACGGTGGATGGCAGATTATTTGACGCAGGCGACTGAAACCGAACGGATGCAGTTGTTGGGGGCGATCGGCAACCTCTTGATCGCGGACGACAATGTCTCACCAGAAGAGCACAGCCTTTTGGACGACTATCACACCCTGATGGCTGGGATCCCGGCACGGCCAGAATCAGCCCCCAGCTTGGTGAGGAGTGTCAGGCAATTTTTCCGCCGGATGGCGAAAGCAGTCTCCAGCTGA
- a CDS encoding ammonium transporter, with product MVFPRLRQGSALGLSKGGRILLWIGGLLGLGSVMAPPALAQTDLTALEQALPPEAWAELQALLQTQQYHADLVWTIVAGALVFFMQAGFAMVEAGFTRAKNAANIVLKNLMDFCCGACAFWALGFGLMFGSHVAGFLGTDWFFFTWQQAAEAGSQNDAWPFTFFCFQLVFAATAATIVSGAMAERTRFVAYLIYSIVISAVIYPISGGWAWNGLFADYNGGSAGWLENLGYIDFAGSGVVHLVGGAAAFAGTLVLGPRLGKYSATGEPRAIPGHSLPLSMLGVFILWVGWIGFNAGSTTAAIPDMGWIAFNTYLAGSAGAIGALCTSWAIFTKPDMTFAANGVLAGLVGITAPCATVHPVGAILIGSIAGVLVVISVLFIEGTLKVDDPVGAVSVHGVCGAWGVIAAGIPWFAHAEAGVSWQILPVQVLGVIALGGWSFVSCLVLFLILRGTIGLRVSAEEELAGLDIGEHGNIAYPDFVSASSELER from the coding sequence ATGGTTTTCCCGCGTCTGCGGCAGGGGAGTGCATTGGGTTTGAGCAAAGGAGGGAGGATCCTGCTGTGGATCGGGGGGCTGCTGGGGTTGGGGAGTGTAATGGCCCCGCCCGCCCTGGCCCAAACGGATCTGACAGCATTGGAGCAAGCCTTGCCTCCCGAGGCCTGGGCTGAGCTGCAAGCCCTGTTACAAACCCAGCAGTATCATGCTGATCTTGTCTGGACTATTGTGGCTGGGGCACTGGTGTTTTTCATGCAGGCGGGTTTTGCCATGGTGGAGGCGGGCTTCACGCGGGCCAAAAATGCCGCCAACATCGTCTTGAAAAACCTGATGGATTTTTGCTGTGGGGCCTGTGCCTTTTGGGCTTTGGGCTTTGGGTTGATGTTTGGTTCCCACGTAGCCGGTTTCTTGGGTACAGACTGGTTTTTCTTCACCTGGCAGCAGGCGGCTGAGGCGGGTAGCCAAAACGATGCTTGGCCTTTCACCTTCTTTTGCTTTCAGTTGGTGTTTGCTGCCACAGCCGCCACGATTGTCTCTGGAGCGATGGCCGAGCGCACTCGCTTTGTGGCCTATTTGATCTACTCCATTGTGATTTCTGCAGTTATCTACCCGATTTCTGGAGGTTGGGCTTGGAATGGCTTGTTTGCCGACTACAACGGTGGCAGCGCAGGTTGGCTAGAGAACTTGGGCTACATCGACTTTGCCGGGTCGGGGGTGGTCCACCTGGTGGGGGGAGCGGCAGCTTTTGCCGGAACCTTGGTCTTGGGGCCGCGCCTGGGCAAGTACAGTGCTACCGGGGAGCCGCGTGCCATCCCTGGGCACAGCTTACCTCTATCTATGTTGGGGGTGTTCATCTTGTGGGTGGGCTGGATTGGTTTCAATGCCGGATCCACCACAGCAGCGATTCCTGACATGGGCTGGATTGCCTTCAATACCTACTTGGCGGGGTCAGCCGGAGCCATTGGTGCCCTCTGTACCTCCTGGGCCATTTTTACCAAGCCAGATATGACCTTTGCGGCCAACGGAGTGCTGGCGGGCTTGGTGGGCATCACCGCTCCCTGCGCAACGGTTCATCCTGTAGGAGCAATCTTAATTGGCTCCATTGCTGGGGTTTTGGTGGTGATCTCGGTGCTGTTTATCGAAGGCACCTTGAAGGTGGATGACCCGGTGGGGGCGGTATCGGTGCATGGAGTGTGCGGGGCGTGGGGGGTGATTGCCGCCGGGATCCCCTGGTTTGCCCATGCGGAGGCGGGGGTGAGCTGGCAGATTTTGCCAGTGCAGGTGCTGGGGGTGATCGCCCTGGGGGGATGGTCGTTTGTGAGTTGTTTGGTGTTGTTTTTGATTTTGAGGGGTACCATTGGCCTGCGGGTCTCAGCAGAAGAAGAGTTGGCCGGCTTGGATATCGGTGAGCACGGCAATATCGCTTACCCTGACTTTGTCAGTGCCTCAAGTGAATTGGAACGATGA
- a CDS encoding ammonium transporter, which produces MTMTMIQKLKSQVPQWLWRPAKWSLTATLIGGLVFLFSQGTAFAQEADEVQYHADIVWTIVSAALVFFMQAGFAMVETGFTRSKNAANIMMKNLMDFCMGCCAFWFLGFGLMFGNSGGFFGTSWFAFGWQQAYEAGGWPFTFFVFQMVFAATAATIVSGAMAERTKFSAYLIYSVIISGLIYPISGSWGWNGLFADYNGDTAGWLENLGYIDYAGSGVVHLVGGAAALAGAIVLGPRIGKYGPNGEPRAIPGHNLPLGMLGVFILTLGWIGFNAGSTTAASTDIGWIAMNTLLAASAGAIGAMFTSWAHFGKPDMTFAANGVLAGLVGITAPCDSVHPLGALIIGSIAGILVVISVVILDTVLKIDDPVGAVSVHGTCGIWGVLAAGIPFFANANYAEDVTWGQFGVQIIGALAYFLWPFITCLILFLILKAITGLRTSAEEEIAGLDVGEHGNVAYPDFVSAATDSEQS; this is translated from the coding sequence ATGACTATGACGATGATCCAAAAGCTCAAAAGCCAAGTGCCACAGTGGCTCTGGCGGCCAGCCAAGTGGAGCCTGACTGCCACCCTGATCGGGGGGTTGGTGTTTTTGTTTAGCCAAGGAACTGCCTTTGCCCAGGAGGCCGACGAAGTTCAGTACCACGCTGACATTGTCTGGACGATCGTGTCCGCAGCCTTGGTGTTCTTCATGCAGGCGGGTTTCGCCATGGTGGAGACAGGCTTTACCCGTTCTAAGAATGCCGCCAACATCATGATGAAAAACTTGATGGACTTCTGCATGGGCTGTTGCGCCTTCTGGTTCCTCGGGTTTGGTCTGATGTTTGGCAACAGTGGCGGCTTCTTCGGTACCAGTTGGTTTGCCTTTGGCTGGCAACAAGCCTATGAGGCAGGCGGCTGGCCCTTCACGTTCTTTGTCTTTCAAATGGTGTTCGCAGCCACAGCCGCTACCATTGTTTCCGGGGCAATGGCGGAGCGTACCAAGTTTTCTGCCTATCTAATTTATTCCGTGATCATCTCTGGGCTGATTTACCCCATCTCGGGGAGCTGGGGCTGGAATGGTTTATTTGCAGACTACAACGGCGACACAGCTGGCTGGTTAGAGAACCTCGGCTACATCGACTACGCTGGCTCTGGTGTGGTGCACTTGGTGGGGGGTGCTGCCGCTTTGGCGGGTGCTATTGTGCTGGGCCCTCGCATTGGCAAGTACGGCCCCAACGGTGAACCGCGAGCAATTCCGGGCCACAACCTGCCTCTGGGCATGTTGGGGGTGTTCATTCTCACCCTGGGCTGGATTGGGTTTAACGCCGGTTCTACCACCGCTGCTTCTACCGACATTGGTTGGATTGCCATGAATACCCTGCTGGCGGCTTCTGCCGGGGCGATTGGAGCAATGTTTACCTCCTGGGCCCACTTTGGTAAACCGGATATGACCTTTGCCGCGAACGGTGTGCTGGCGGGTTTGGTGGGTATTACAGCTCCCTGCGACAGCGTTCATCCGTTGGGAGCGTTGATCATCGGCTCCATCGCCGGGATCCTGGTGGTGATTTCTGTGGTGATTCTGGATACGGTGCTGAAAATTGATGACCCGGTGGGCGCGGTTTCGGTACACGGCACCTGCGGCATCTGGGGAGTATTGGCGGCAGGGATCCCCTTCTTTGCCAATGCCAACTATGCCGAGGATGTCACCTGGGGCCAATTCGGAGTGCAGATTATCGGTGCTTTGGCTTACTTCCTCTGGCCCTTCATCACCTGTTTGATCCTATTCCTCATCCTCAAGGCAATCACTGGCTTGCGCACCAGTGCTGAAGAAGAGATCGCCGGTTTGGACGTGGGCGAGCATGGCAACGTGGCTTATCCCGACTTTGTCAGTGCCGCCACCGACTCGGAGCAATCTTAA